A DNA window from Amycolatopsis sp. DSM 110486 contains the following coding sequences:
- the coxB gene encoding cytochrome c oxidase subunit II: MGKPVHTHRGKRVGRVAALAALVALTATGCSGDEILRFGWPVGVTPQAEEMQNLWTWTVVAALAVGVIVWALIFWTATFHRKKKNSAVEGPDDLPRQFQYNIPLEIFTVVVPTIMVCVLFFFTATTESNVLDKKPDPDVTVDVVAFQWNWEFKYDDANAKRPDGTQVSTVGSSGEIPLLVLPTNKTIEYRLRSTDVIHSFWVPEFHFKRDVFPDPEKNNQDSSFQNSIDREGSFVGRCAELCGTYHSVMNFEVRALSPDKYDQYIKLRTETNPKTGLPNTASEALTAMNCGVLCTPHSVTTQPFNTDRTARTASN; the protein is encoded by the coding sequence GTGGGAAAACCAGTGCACACCCACAGGGGTAAGCGAGTCGGCCGCGTTGCTGCGCTCGCCGCGCTGGTGGCGCTGACCGCGACGGGCTGCTCCGGGGACGAGATCCTCCGATTCGGCTGGCCGGTCGGGGTCACCCCGCAGGCCGAGGAGATGCAGAACCTCTGGACGTGGACGGTCGTCGCGGCGCTCGCCGTCGGTGTCATCGTGTGGGCCCTGATCTTCTGGACCGCGACGTTCCACCGCAAGAAGAAGAACTCCGCGGTCGAGGGTCCCGACGACCTCCCGCGGCAGTTCCAGTACAACATTCCGCTCGAGATCTTCACGGTCGTCGTCCCGACGATCATGGTCTGCGTCCTGTTCTTCTTCACGGCGACGACCGAGAGCAACGTCCTCGACAAGAAGCCCGACCCGGACGTGACCGTCGACGTGGTGGCCTTCCAGTGGAACTGGGAGTTCAAGTACGACGACGCGAACGCGAAGCGCCCGGACGGCACCCAGGTGAGCACCGTCGGCTCGTCCGGCGAGATCCCGCTGCTCGTGCTCCCCACGAACAAGACGATCGAGTACCGCTTGCGGTCCACCGACGTCATCCACTCGTTCTGGGTCCCGGAGTTCCACTTCAAGCGCGACGTGTTCCCGGACCCCGAGAAGAACAATCAGGACAGCTCGTTCCAGAACTCGATCGACCGCGAAGGCTCCTTCGTCGGCCGGTGCGCGGAACTCTGCGGCACGTACCACTCGGTGATGAACTTCGAGGTCCGCGCGCTCTCGCCGGACAAGTACGACCAGTACATCAAGCTGCGCACGGAAACGAACCCGAAGACGGGCCTGCCGAACACGGCTTCCGAGGCGCTGACGGCGATGAACTGCGGCGTGCTGTGCACCCCGCACTCGGTGACCACGCAGCCGTTCAACACCGACCGCACCGCGCGCACCGCGTCCAACTGA
- a CDS encoding carbohydrate kinase family protein — protein MADKARIAVSGSIATDHLMHFPGRFAEQLVKEQLHRVSLSFLADDLVVRRGGIGANIAFGLGVLGVNPVLVGAVGSDWADYASWLERHGVDTSGVLVSEVAHTARFVCTTDEDLCQIATFYAGAMAESRNIELKPIADRTGELSLVLISPDDPEGMVRHAQECRQRGYTFAVDPSQQLARMDGAQVRDFIAGAKYLFSNDYEWELLLQKSGWTEADVLERVGMRITTLGEKGVEIIGRDGLALQIGAVPERGKADPTGVGDGFRAGFLAALEGGLELERAAQLGSLIAVLVLETVGTQEWIFDRTDALARLGDAFGPEAADEIATVLPAA, from the coding sequence GTGGCAGACAAGGCCAGGATCGCCGTGTCCGGCAGCATCGCAACCGATCACCTGATGCACTTCCCCGGCAGGTTCGCCGAGCAGCTCGTGAAGGAACAGCTCCACCGGGTGTCCCTGAGCTTCCTGGCCGACGACCTCGTCGTCCGCCGCGGCGGCATCGGCGCCAACATCGCGTTCGGCCTCGGCGTGCTGGGCGTGAACCCCGTGCTCGTGGGTGCCGTGGGCTCCGACTGGGCCGATTACGCGTCGTGGCTGGAGCGCCATGGCGTGGACACCTCCGGGGTGCTGGTGTCCGAGGTCGCGCACACCGCGCGGTTCGTGTGCACCACCGACGAGGACCTGTGCCAGATCGCGACGTTCTACGCCGGCGCCATGGCCGAGTCGCGCAACATCGAGCTCAAGCCCATCGCCGACCGCACCGGCGAGCTGAGCCTCGTGCTGATCAGCCCGGACGACCCCGAGGGCATGGTCCGCCACGCGCAGGAGTGCCGCCAGCGCGGCTACACCTTCGCCGTCGACCCCTCGCAGCAGCTGGCCCGCATGGACGGCGCCCAGGTGCGCGACTTCATCGCGGGCGCCAAGTATCTGTTCAGCAACGACTACGAGTGGGAGCTGCTGCTCCAGAAGTCGGGCTGGACCGAGGCCGACGTGCTGGAGCGCGTGGGCATGCGCATCACGACGCTGGGCGAGAAGGGCGTGGAGATCATCGGCCGCGACGGCCTCGCCCTGCAGATCGGCGCCGTCCCGGAGCGCGGCAAGGCCGATCCGACGGGCGTCGGCGACGGCTTCCGCGCCGGCTTCCTCGCCGCGCTCGAAGGCGGCCTGGAGCTGGAGCGCGCCGCGCAGCTCGGCTCGCTCATCGCCGTGCTGGTCCTGGAGACCGTCGGCACGCAGGAGTGGATCTTCGACCGCACCGACGCCCTGGCCCGCCTCGGCGACGCGTTCGGCCCGGAAGCGGCGGACGAGATCGCCACGGTGCTGCCCGCCGCCTGA
- a CDS encoding iron-sulfur cluster assembly accessory protein — MTTAEQTGAAQAETAEETHGVTLTDAAAVKAKALLEQEGRDDMHLRIAVQPGGCAGLRYQLFFDERELDGDLFRDFDGLRVAVDRMSAPYVSEAVIDFVDSIEKQGFTIDNPNATGSCACGDSFH, encoded by the coding sequence ATGACGACCGCTGAGCAGACCGGTGCGGCGCAGGCCGAGACCGCCGAGGAGACCCACGGCGTGACCTTGACCGACGCCGCGGCGGTCAAGGCGAAGGCCCTGCTCGAGCAGGAGGGCCGCGACGACATGCACCTGCGCATCGCCGTCCAGCCCGGTGGCTGCGCGGGTCTGCGCTACCAGCTGTTCTTCGACGAGCGCGAGCTCGACGGTGACCTCTTCCGCGACTTCGACGGTCTGCGCGTGGCGGTCGACCGGATGAGCGCTCCGTACGTGTCCGAGGCTGTGATCGACTTCGTCGACTCGATCGAGAAGCAGGGCTTCACGATCGACAACCCGAACGCGACCGGCTCGTGCGCGTGCGGTGACAGCTTCCACTGA
- a CDS encoding branched-chain amino acid aminotransferase, with the protein MTTATHFSRVPHPNPATPERVAEVLDKPGFGLYFTDHMVTVRWSEERGWHDAKVGPYEPFSLDPATSVLHYGQAIFEGLKAYRQADGTVAAFRPEANAERFQASAERLAMPQLPVDVFLESLRELIAVDERWVPTRKGDSLYLRPFMISTSTGLGVNKPATEYLYTLIASPAGSYFAGGVKPVSVWLSTEYVRAAPGGTGAAKCAGNYAASFVAQAQAVEQGCDQVVWLDAVERRWVEEMGGMNLFFVFGSGSDARVVTPELSGSLLPGITRKSLLQLAETAGHRVEERRISTDEWEKAAASGELTEVFACGTAAVITPVGHVKHAGGEFTIGDGQPGPITMKLREELVGMQEGDLAFPDGWMRPLI; encoded by the coding sequence ATGACGACAGCGACGCACTTCTCCCGAGTCCCGCACCCGAACCCCGCGACTCCCGAGCGCGTCGCCGAAGTACTCGACAAGCCCGGGTTCGGTCTGTACTTCACCGACCACATGGTCACGGTGCGCTGGAGCGAGGAGCGCGGCTGGCACGACGCCAAGGTCGGGCCGTACGAACCGTTCTCCCTCGACCCGGCCACGTCGGTGCTGCACTACGGGCAGGCGATCTTCGAAGGCCTCAAGGCCTACCGCCAGGCCGACGGCACGGTCGCCGCGTTCCGGCCCGAGGCCAACGCCGAGCGCTTCCAGGCCTCGGCCGAGCGCCTCGCGATGCCGCAGCTGCCCGTGGACGTCTTCCTCGAGTCGCTGCGCGAGCTGATCGCGGTCGACGAGCGCTGGGTGCCGACCCGCAAGGGCGACTCGCTGTACCTGCGGCCGTTCATGATCTCCACCTCGACCGGGCTAGGCGTGAACAAGCCGGCCACCGAGTACCTGTACACGCTCATCGCCTCGCCCGCCGGCTCGTACTTCGCCGGTGGCGTGAAGCCGGTCAGCGTGTGGCTGTCCACGGAGTACGTGCGGGCGGCGCCGGGCGGCACCGGCGCGGCGAAGTGCGCCGGCAACTACGCGGCGTCGTTCGTCGCGCAGGCGCAGGCCGTGGAACAGGGCTGCGACCAGGTGGTGTGGCTCGACGCCGTGGAGCGCCGCTGGGTCGAGGAGATGGGCGGGATGAACCTGTTCTTCGTCTTCGGCTCGGGCTCCGACGCCCGCGTGGTCACGCCGGAGCTGTCCGGCTCGCTGCTGCCGGGCATCACGCGCAAGTCGTTGCTGCAGCTGGCCGAGACGGCGGGTCACCGCGTCGAGGAGCGCCGGATCTCCACCGACGAGTGGGAGAAGGCCGCCGCCTCCGGCGAGCTGACCGAGGTCTTCGCCTGCGGCACCGCGGCGGTGATCACGCCCGTCGGGCACGTGAAGCACGCCGGCGGCGAGTTCACGATCGGCGACGGGCAGCCGGGTCCGATCACCATGAAGCTGCGGGAGGAACTGGTCGGCATGCAGGAAGGCGACCTGGCTTTCCCGGACGGCTGGATGCGTCCGCTGATCTGA
- a CDS encoding cytochrome c oxidase subunit 4, which yields MKVEARIFYMVAAFAVVMAVIYWVMTALYATDQKAEPVGIVSLFLTGGLAFLAGSYMQFVSRRIEPRPEDREDAEISDGAGELGFFSPGSYWPIAMAASAALGGLALAFFHIWLLVMALVALLIAVGGLVFEYHTGPNHE from the coding sequence ATGAAGGTCGAAGCCCGGATTTTCTACATGGTGGCGGCGTTCGCCGTCGTCATGGCCGTCATCTACTGGGTCATGACCGCCCTCTACGCGACCGACCAGAAGGCCGAGCCCGTCGGCATCGTCTCGCTCTTCCTGACCGGTGGTCTCGCGTTCCTCGCGGGCAGCTACATGCAGTTCGTGTCCCGCCGGATCGAACCGCGCCCCGAGGACCGCGAGGACGCCGAGATCAGCGACGGTGCGGGCGAGCTCGGCTTCTTCAGCCCGGGCAGCTACTGGCCGATCGCCATGGCGGCCTCGGCCGCGCTGGGTGGTCTCGCGCTCGCGTTCTTCCACATCTGGCTGCTGGTCATGGCGCTCGTCGCCCTGCTCATCGCCGTGGGCGGGCTGGTGTTCGAGTACCACACGGGTCCGAACCACGAGTGA
- a CDS encoding dihydrofolate reductase family protein: MGRIVNATFMTLDGDITNMAAWHWDYFSEEATAAAQAQLDRSDALIMGRKTYDGFSAAWPQRGGTDLFADRMNSIDKYVVSSSLTDPQWTNSHVLGGAGGDAVAAVREVKERTDRDILQYGFGDVTRLLLANGLLDELRVWLHPVISGAAKPDELLYRDTAKANFTFNGSEVFGNGMVILSYTPANAAQ, encoded by the coding sequence ATGGGCAGGATCGTCAACGCCACGTTCATGACGCTCGACGGCGACATCACCAACATGGCCGCCTGGCACTGGGACTACTTCAGTGAGGAGGCCACCGCCGCCGCGCAGGCCCAGCTCGACCGCAGCGACGCGCTCATCATGGGCCGCAAGACCTACGACGGGTTCTCCGCCGCGTGGCCACAGCGGGGCGGCACCGACCTGTTCGCCGACCGGATGAACTCGATCGACAAGTACGTCGTCTCCTCGTCGCTGACCGATCCCCAGTGGACGAACAGCCACGTGCTCGGCGGTGCCGGTGGCGACGCCGTGGCCGCGGTGCGCGAGGTCAAGGAGCGCACCGACCGCGACATCCTGCAGTACGGCTTCGGCGACGTCACGCGGCTGCTGCTGGCCAACGGCCTGCTCGACGAGCTGCGCGTGTGGCTGCACCCCGTGATCTCCGGTGCGGCCAAGCCCGACGAGCTGCTTTACCGCGACACCGCGAAGGCGAACTTCACGTTCAACGGCAGCGAAGTGTTCGGCAACGGGATGGTGATCCTCAGCTACACCCCGGCGAACGCGGCCCAGTAG
- the cobT gene encoding nicotinate-nucleotide--dimethylbenzimidazole phosphoribosyltransferase: MDADTSIEFGEIEPPSDQARSAAIALHGKLVKPAGSLGRLEELGVWISSCQGQAPPRPFTRPRVVVFAGDHGIAKKGVSAYPAEVTSQLVGTMLTGGAAINVLAAAAGASVRVVDMAVDTEESAMRSIGEYKVRRGSGSIDVEDALTDDEVRAAVLAGIKVADAEVDGGADLLIAGDLGIGNSTPASVLVAALTGTEPVAVVGRGSGIDDNAWMRKATAVRDALRRARVVLADPLALLRTSSGADIAAMAGFLAQAAVRRTPVVLDSLVVCAAAMVAEELAPGARRWWMSGQLTGEPAHALALEHLDLGALLDLDVRLGEGTGAVTALPLLMMAARVLAEMTTHEQSGVSGPLTPVPAS; encoded by the coding sequence GTGGACGCGGACACCAGCATCGAGTTCGGCGAGATCGAACCACCCAGCGACCAGGCCCGGTCGGCGGCGATCGCCCTGCACGGCAAGCTCGTGAAGCCCGCGGGGTCGCTGGGGCGGCTCGAGGAGCTCGGCGTGTGGATCTCGTCGTGCCAGGGCCAGGCGCCGCCGCGGCCGTTCACGCGGCCCCGGGTCGTGGTGTTCGCCGGCGACCACGGCATCGCGAAGAAGGGCGTGTCCGCGTATCCGGCGGAGGTCACGTCGCAGCTCGTCGGCACGATGCTGACCGGCGGCGCGGCCATCAACGTGCTCGCCGCCGCGGCCGGCGCCAGCGTGCGCGTGGTCGACATGGCCGTGGACACCGAAGAGTCGGCCATGCGCTCCATCGGCGAGTACAAGGTCCGGCGCGGCTCCGGCTCGATCGACGTCGAGGACGCCCTCACCGACGACGAGGTGCGCGCAGCCGTGCTGGCCGGCATCAAGGTCGCCGACGCCGAGGTGGACGGCGGCGCCGACCTCCTCATCGCGGGCGACCTGGGCATCGGCAACAGCACCCCGGCGTCCGTGCTGGTCGCCGCGCTCACCGGCACCGAGCCCGTGGCCGTGGTCGGGCGCGGTTCGGGCATCGACGACAACGCGTGGATGCGCAAAGCCACCGCCGTGCGCGACGCGCTGCGCCGCGCCCGCGTGGTCCTCGCCGACCCGCTGGCCCTGCTGCGCACCTCCAGCGGCGCCGACATCGCCGCCATGGCAGGTTTCCTGGCCCAGGCGGCCGTCCGCCGTACCCCGGTCGTCCTCGACAGTCTCGTCGTCTGCGCGGCGGCGATGGTGGCCGAGGAGCTCGCGCCCGGTGCGCGCCGCTGGTGGATGTCCGGCCAGCTCACCGGCGAGCCCGCCCACGCCCTCGCGCTGGAGCACCTCGACCTCGGCGCGCTGCTCGACCTCGACGTCCGCCTCGGCGAGGGCACCGGCGCCGTCACCGCGCTGCCGCTGCTGATGATGGCCGCGCGCGTGCTCGCGGAGATGACCACGCACGAGCAGTCCGGGGTGTCCGGCCCGCTCACGCCGGTGCCGGCTTCCTGA
- a CDS encoding aldo/keto reductase family protein — protein MEFRRLGRSGLNISEISYGNWLTHGSQVEEEQAQACIKAALDAGITTFDTADVYANTAAESVLGRGLKGQRRESLEIFTKVFWPTGPKGQNDKGLSRKHIMESATASLQRLGTDYLDLYQAHRFDHGTPLEETMLAFSDLVRQGKVLYVGVSEWSADQITQGAALARELKVPFISNQPQYSMLWRVIESQVVPASEREGLSQIVWSPIAQGVLTGKYKAGQPLPEGSRATDENGGANMVKRFLNDETLTAVAKLEPLAAQAGLTMAQLAVAWVLQNPNVASAIIGASRPEQVHENVKAAGVKLDEDLMTAIDEALESVVERDATLTRSPAL, from the coding sequence ATGGAGTTTCGACGACTCGGCCGCAGCGGCCTCAACATCAGTGAGATCTCCTACGGCAACTGGCTCACCCACGGGTCCCAGGTCGAAGAGGAGCAGGCCCAGGCCTGCATCAAGGCGGCGCTCGACGCCGGCATCACGACCTTCGACACGGCCGACGTGTACGCCAACACGGCGGCGGAGTCCGTGCTCGGGCGGGGCCTGAAGGGCCAGCGCCGAGAGAGCCTCGAGATCTTCACGAAGGTGTTCTGGCCCACCGGGCCGAAGGGCCAGAACGACAAGGGCCTCTCGCGCAAGCACATCATGGAGTCGGCCACCGCGTCCCTGCAGCGGCTCGGCACCGACTACCTCGACCTCTACCAGGCGCACCGCTTCGACCACGGCACCCCGCTGGAAGAGACGATGCTCGCCTTCTCCGACCTGGTCCGCCAGGGCAAGGTGCTCTACGTGGGCGTCTCGGAGTGGTCGGCCGACCAGATCACGCAGGGCGCGGCGCTCGCGCGTGAGCTGAAGGTGCCGTTCATCTCCAACCAGCCGCAGTACTCGATGCTGTGGCGCGTCATCGAGTCGCAGGTCGTGCCGGCGTCCGAGCGCGAGGGGCTGAGCCAGATCGTCTGGTCGCCGATCGCGCAGGGCGTGCTCACCGGAAAGTACAAGGCGGGCCAGCCCCTGCCGGAGGGTTCGCGCGCGACCGACGAGAACGGCGGCGCGAACATGGTCAAGCGTTTCCTCAACGACGAGACGCTGACCGCGGTCGCCAAGCTGGAGCCGCTGGCCGCGCAGGCCGGGCTGACCATGGCGCAGCTGGCCGTGGCGTGGGTCCTGCAGAACCCGAACGTCGCCTCGGCGATCATCGGCGCCTCCCGCCCGGAGCAGGTGCACGAGAACGTCAAGGCCGCCGGCGTGAAGCTGGACGAGGACCTGATGACGGCGATCGACGAGGCTCTCGAGTCCGTCGTCGAGCGCGACGCGACACTGACCCGCAGCCCGGCGCTGTGA
- the asnB gene encoding asparagine synthase (glutamine-hydrolyzing) produces the protein MCGLLGLICGTETDAANAREAVGAAMRCQRHRGPDEQDTWADGEVVYGFNRLAFIDVDHAHQPLHWGPPEAPGRYTMNFNGEIYNYRELREELAEKFGAKFETEGDGEAIVAAYHYLGADAVKKLRGMFAFMIWDSAEKVVFGARDPFGIKPLFYAAGPGGVAFSSEKKSLLELTDTLGVAQELDRKALQHYLVLQYVPEPESLHTAVRRVESGTSFRVVPGGQVEFTRYFHPQFAAKPVNGAGEAEALYERIANVMRDSVGKHMISDPDVTVGAFLSGGIDSTATATLAKEHNPNLIAFTTGFEREGYSEVDVAAESAAAIGVKHVVRTVSADEMMEALPLIVWYLDDPVADPALVPLWFIAREARKHVKAVLSGEGADELFGGYTIYNEPISLAPFEKVPGGVRKLIGKVSTKIPEGTRGKDLLRRGALPLEDRYYGNARNFRDDQLRNVLRTYQDGVGFKDVTAPWYDISRGWDPVARMQHVDLFTWLRGDILVKADKVTMANSLELRVPFLDAEVFKVAASIPLDQKLAHGTTKYALRQALAKIIPAHVLNRRKLGFPVPIRLWLRNEMYDWARGIINDSKTDELLDKPAVLRLLEEHKAGQLDRSRQIWALLVFMLWHGIFVEHRIKPEIPEPAYPVKL, from the coding sequence GTGTGCGGCCTGCTTGGACTGATCTGCGGTACCGAGACCGACGCGGCGAACGCCCGTGAAGCAGTGGGCGCGGCGATGCGCTGCCAGCGCCACCGCGGCCCCGACGAGCAGGACACCTGGGCCGACGGCGAGGTCGTCTACGGCTTCAACCGGCTGGCGTTCATCGACGTCGACCACGCCCACCAGCCGCTGCACTGGGGTCCGCCGGAGGCGCCGGGCCGCTACACCATGAACTTCAACGGCGAGATCTACAACTACCGTGAGCTGCGCGAAGAGCTGGCTGAAAAGTTCGGCGCGAAGTTCGAAACCGAGGGCGACGGCGAAGCGATCGTCGCGGCTTACCACTACCTGGGCGCCGACGCAGTGAAGAAGCTGCGCGGCATGTTCGCCTTCATGATCTGGGACTCCGCCGAGAAGGTCGTGTTCGGCGCGCGGGACCCGTTCGGCATCAAGCCGCTGTTCTACGCCGCCGGCCCCGGCGGCGTCGCGTTCTCCAGCGAGAAGAAGAGCCTGCTGGAGCTCACCGACACGCTCGGCGTGGCCCAGGAGCTGGACCGCAAGGCCCTGCAGCACTACCTGGTGCTGCAGTACGTGCCGGAGCCCGAGTCGCTGCACACGGCGGTGCGCCGCGTCGAGTCGGGCACCTCGTTCCGTGTGGTGCCGGGCGGGCAGGTCGAGTTCACCCGCTACTTCCACCCGCAGTTCGCGGCGAAGCCGGTGAACGGCGCCGGTGAGGCCGAAGCGCTGTACGAGCGCATCGCGAATGTGATGCGCGACTCGGTGGGCAAGCACATGATCTCCGACCCGGACGTGACGGTCGGCGCGTTCCTGTCCGGCGGCATCGACTCCACGGCCACCGCGACGCTGGCGAAGGAGCACAACCCGAACCTCATCGCGTTCACCACCGGGTTCGAGCGCGAGGGTTACTCCGAAGTGGACGTGGCCGCCGAGTCGGCCGCGGCGATCGGCGTGAAGCACGTGGTGCGCACGGTTTCCGCCGACGAGATGATGGAGGCGCTGCCGCTCATCGTCTGGTACCTCGACGACCCGGTGGCCGACCCGGCGCTGGTGCCGCTGTGGTTCATCGCCCGCGAGGCGCGCAAGCACGTGAAGGCCGTGCTGTCCGGCGAGGGCGCCGACGAGCTGTTCGGCGGCTACACGATCTACAACGAGCCGATTTCGCTGGCACCGTTCGAAAAGGTGCCCGGCGGTGTGCGCAAGCTCATCGGCAAGGTGTCCACGAAGATCCCGGAAGGCACGCGGGGCAAAGACTTGCTGCGCCGCGGCGCGCTGCCGCTGGAGGACCGTTACTACGGCAACGCCCGCAACTTCCGTGACGACCAGTTGCGCAACGTGCTGCGGACCTATCAGGACGGCGTGGGCTTCAAGGACGTCACTGCGCCCTGGTACGACATCTCGCGCGGCTGGGACCCGGTGGCGCGCATGCAGCACGTGGACCTGTTCACCTGGCTGCGCGGCGACATCCTCGTGAAGGCCGACAAGGTCACCATGGCCAACTCGCTGGAGCTGCGCGTGCCGTTCCTCGACGCCGAGGTGTTCAAGGTCGCCGCTTCCATTCCCCTGGACCAGAAACTCGCGCACGGCACCACGAAGTACGCGCTGCGCCAGGCACTCGCGAAGATCATCCCCGCCCACGTGCTCAACCGACGCAAGCTCGGCTTCCCCGTGCCGATCCGCCTGTGGCTGCGCAACGAGATGTACGACTGGGCGCGCGGCATCATCAACGACTCGAAGACCGACGAGCTGCTCGACAAGCCCGCCGTGCTGCGCCTGCTGGAGGAGCACAAGGCCGGCCAGCTCGACCGCAGCCGCCAGATCTGGGCGCTGCTGGTGTTCATGCTGTGGCACGGCATCTTCGTCGAGCACCGCATCAAGCCGGAGATTCCGGAACCGGCCTACCCGGTGAAGCTCTGA
- a CDS encoding 2-C-methyl-D-erythritol 4-phosphate cytidylyltransferase, giving the protein METTAAGVVLASGAGTRVGAALNKVYLPMAGRRVVAWSLAAFAAVPEVGVLVLVIREQDTELADEVLAAHPGKVEVVTGGATRQGSELNALRHLAPRIESGAVDAVLIHDAARPLATPALIGDVLARTREFGGAVPGLAADDVVSMAADGSVAAPLPGAIRVQTPQGFRAAPLLAAYEQAETEGFLGTDTASCMERFSALPVHWVPGGAENLKITYPHDLAVAERLLSR; this is encoded by the coding sequence GTGGAGACGACAGCGGCAGGGGTCGTGCTGGCCAGCGGCGCCGGCACGAGGGTCGGCGCGGCGCTCAACAAGGTGTACCTGCCGATGGCGGGCCGCCGCGTCGTGGCGTGGTCGCTGGCGGCGTTCGCCGCGGTGCCCGAGGTCGGCGTGCTGGTGCTCGTGATCCGCGAGCAGGACACCGAGCTGGCCGACGAGGTGCTGGCCGCGCACCCGGGGAAGGTCGAGGTCGTCACCGGCGGTGCGACGCGGCAAGGGTCCGAGCTGAATGCCCTGCGCCACCTCGCCCCGCGCATCGAGTCGGGCGCCGTCGACGCCGTGCTGATCCACGACGCCGCCCGCCCGCTTGCGACTCCGGCGCTGATCGGCGACGTCCTCGCCAGGACCCGCGAGTTCGGCGGCGCCGTGCCGGGGCTGGCCGCCGACGACGTGGTCTCGATGGCCGCCGACGGTTCGGTCGCCGCGCCGCTGCCGGGCGCGATCCGCGTGCAGACGCCGCAGGGCTTCCGCGCCGCGCCGCTGCTGGCGGCCTACGAACAGGCCGAAACCGAGGGCTTCCTGGGCACGGACACGGCTTCGTGCATGGAACGGTTCTCCGCGCTGCCGGTGCACTGGGTGCCCGGCGGCGCGGAGAACCTGAAGATCACCTACCCGCACGACCTCGCGGTGGCCGAGCGGTTGCTCTCCCGCTGA
- a CDS encoding SoxR reducing system RseC family protein, with protein sequence MSFPATSQGRRPAQPGVGLDVKIFATAVLLTFGVGLLGMVGWALLGSGFGAVLGLAAGGFGVYWWRSLHGQVFARDLPTRSVIILLVVNVVLAAILLLTAT encoded by the coding sequence GTGAGCTTCCCAGCGACCTCCCAGGGACGCCGACCCGCACAGCCGGGCGTCGGCCTCGACGTGAAGATCTTCGCGACCGCGGTGCTGCTGACGTTCGGCGTCGGCCTGCTCGGCATGGTGGGCTGGGCGCTGCTGGGCAGCGGGTTCGGCGCTGTCCTCGGCCTCGCCGCGGGCGGTTTCGGCGTCTACTGGTGGCGCAGCCTCCACGGCCAGGTGTTCGCGAGGGACCTGCCGACCCGGTCGGTGATCATCCTGCTCGTGGTGAACGTCGTGCTCGCCGCGATCCTGTTGCTCACCGCGACCTGA
- a CDS encoding DUF3043 domain-containing protein → MRFLRRSTTKTPADDVDADVVDPASTTGKAYTPGKGRATPSRREAEGRKRGPVAPPPTSMREAMKRNKQLRKENPVSKDDRRAAAKERRERMMSGDDKYLPVRDRGPVKAYVRDLVDSRRNILGLFMPLAILVFLALLIPVPAAQQYITLICMAMLLVMAIEGVVNGRKISRLARERFPKEPTRGVGWYAFVRASQIRKLRVPKPRLRPGDPIPG, encoded by the coding sequence GTGAGGTTCCTGCGCCGAAGCACCACCAAGACCCCCGCCGACGACGTCGACGCCGACGTCGTCGACCCCGCGTCGACCACCGGGAAGGCGTATACGCCGGGCAAAGGCCGGGCGACACCGTCGCGGCGGGAAGCGGAAGGGCGCAAGCGTGGACCGGTCGCCCCGCCGCCCACCAGCATGCGCGAGGCGATGAAGCGCAACAAGCAGCTCCGCAAGGAGAACCCGGTCAGCAAGGACGACCGCCGGGCTGCCGCCAAAGAGCGCCGCGAACGCATGATGTCGGGTGACGACAAGTACCTGCCCGTGCGCGACCGCGGCCCGGTCAAGGCGTATGTGCGCGACCTCGTGGACTCCCGCCGCAACATCCTGGGCCTGTTCATGCCGCTCGCGATCCTCGTGTTCCTCGCGCTGCTGATCCCGGTGCCCGCGGCGCAGCAGTACATCACCCTCATCTGCATGGCGATGCTGCTGGTCATGGCCATCGAGGGCGTGGTCAACGGCCGCAAGATCTCCCGCCTGGCCCGCGAGCGGTTCCCGAAGGAGCCCACCCGCGGCGTCGGCTGGTACGCCTTCGTGCGCGCGAGCCAGATCCGCAAGCTGCGGGTCCCGAAGCCGCGCCTGCGCCCGGGCGACCCGATCCCCGGCTGA